A part of Bacillus thuringiensis genomic DNA contains:
- a CDS encoding YppE family protein produces MKYEPLIQSSEKLMQYNNEANVKKREMIEYDFYKDMKPFVDMVDEELKVWKELAYKWIKEEKPKYIHVQQIDQVYDNLQTNVLQCFVNKGKGKRFFETHQAISYTLQNIIEQCK; encoded by the coding sequence ATGAAGTATGAACCATTAATACAATCTTCAGAAAAACTCATGCAGTATAATAATGAAGCGAATGTGAAAAAAAGAGAAATGATTGAGTACGATTTTTATAAGGATATGAAACCATTTGTAGATATGGTAGATGAGGAATTAAAAGTGTGGAAAGAATTAGCTTATAAATGGATTAAGGAAGAAAAACCGAAGTATATACATGTACAGCAAATTGATCAAGTGTACGATAATTTACAGACAAATGTATTGCAATGTTTTGTAAATAAAGGTAAAGGTAAGCGATTCTTTGAAACACATCAAGCCATTTCGTATACTTTGCAAAATATAATTGAGCAATGTAAGTAA
- a CDS encoding YppF family protein: protein MVLGDLKQAFSQKKGYYTENVNELLDFARHWYLEGKICISDYRTLIKELEINGATKPTTMTEA, encoded by the coding sequence ATGGTATTAGGGGATTTAAAACAAGCGTTTTCACAAAAAAAGGGGTATTACACAGAGAATGTAAATGAATTGTTAGACTTTGCGAGACATTGGTATCTCGAAGGAAAAATATGCATTTCAGATTATCGAACATTAATAAAAGAATTGGAAATAAACGGGGCAACAAAACCTACAACAATGACAGAAGCATAA
- a CDS encoding YppG family protein produces MFQQSNVYQQSNPYAQQNMYQYNTDTYLRYNMYPFEPHYGNQNYYQPFEVSFMNQQQQQQQPYMNQQQQPYMDQQQQPYMNQQQQPYMDQQQQPYMNSQYYMPPSSPYGNQQAMFYPPKQPYPTQSKQKQQQQPSQFSSFVSQFKTSDGNYDVNKMMNTAGQMMNAMNQVTGIVKQVGGFFGK; encoded by the coding sequence ATGTTTCAACAATCTAACGTATATCAGCAATCTAATCCATATGCACAGCAAAATATGTACCAATATAATACAGATACATATTTACGATATAATATGTATCCTTTCGAGCCTCATTATGGAAATCAAAATTATTACCAGCCATTTGAAGTGTCGTTTATGAATCAACAGCAACAACAGCAGCAACCCTATATGAATCAACAACAGCAGCCCTATATGGATCAACAACAGCAGCCCTATATGAATCAACAACAGCAGCCTTATATGGATCAACAACAGCAACCTTATATGAATTCACAATACTATATGCCACCATCATCTCCCTATGGAAATCAACAAGCGATGTTTTATCCACCAAAACAACCGTACCCGACGCAGAGTAAACAAAAGCAACAACAGCAACCAAGCCAATTTTCTAGTTTTGTTTCTCAATTTAAAACGTCAGATGGTAACTATGATGTAAATAAAATGATGAATACAGCTGGACAAATGATGAATGCGATGAATCAAGTGACAGGTATTGTAAAGCAAGTTGGAGGTTTTTTTGGTAAGTAA
- a CDS encoding CotD family spore coat protein gives MHHCHPCFGGHKPVGPICTTAPVIHPTKQCVTHSFSTTVVPHIFPTHTTHVHHQQIKNQNFFPQTNSNVNVVDPIDPGFGGGCGPCGHGHHGHHVSPFGPGPNVSPFGPNVSPFGPNVSPFLPNNVSPVGPNIGPNVGGMFKK, from the coding sequence ATGCATCATTGTCATCCTTGTTTTGGAGGGCATAAGCCTGTAGGACCTATTTGTACAACTGCTCCTGTCATTCATCCGACGAAACAGTGTGTAACACATTCTTTTTCAACAACGGTGGTGCCACACATTTTCCCAACGCATACAACACATGTACACCATCAACAAATTAAAAACCAAAACTTCTTCCCACAAACAAATTCGAATGTAAATGTTGTAGACCCAATCGATCCAGGATTCGGCGGTGGATGTGGACCATGTGGTCATGGACATCATGGACATCACGTATCTCCATTTGGTCCAGGGCCAAATGTATCCCCGTTTGGACCAAACGTATCACCATTCGGACCAAATGTATCGCCATTTTTACCAAACAATGTATCACCAGTAGGTCCGAATATTGGACCAAACGTTGGTGGAATGTTTAAAAAGTAA
- a CDS encoding DUF1273 domain-containing protein, with amino-acid sequence MKVIAVTGYKPFELGIFKNDHPGVECIKKALHRKLTTFVEEGLEWVIISGQLGVELWAAEVVFEIQVEYPDLKLAVFTPFLEQEESWKEDNREYYEYILSQADHIDSITKRKYESPEQFKLKNQFFIEKSDALLAVYDEEKPGSPKYIVEAAKKKGEIENYHSYFILFSDLQDIIEEEQWNNAE; translated from the coding sequence ATGAAAGTTATTGCTGTAACGGGATATAAGCCATTTGAACTTGGTATATTTAAAAATGATCATCCAGGGGTGGAATGTATAAAAAAAGCATTGCACCGAAAATTAACTACTTTTGTAGAAGAAGGTTTGGAATGGGTGATAATAAGTGGGCAGTTAGGGGTCGAATTATGGGCTGCTGAAGTTGTTTTTGAAATTCAAGTAGAATATCCAGATTTAAAATTAGCGGTATTTACTCCGTTTTTAGAACAAGAAGAAAGCTGGAAGGAAGATAACCGTGAATATTACGAATATATTCTTTCTCAAGCAGACCATATTGATAGTATTACGAAACGGAAGTACGAAAGCCCAGAGCAATTTAAATTAAAAAATCAATTTTTTATTGAAAAAAGTGATGCACTTTTAGCTGTATATGATGAAGAAAAACCAGGGAGTCCCAAATATATTGTAGAAGCAGCAAAGAAAAAAGGAGAAATAGAAAATTATCACAGTTATTTTATTCTTTTTTCCGATTTACAAGATATAATAGAAGAGGAACAGTGGAATAATGCTGAGTAA
- the gpsB gene encoding cell division regulator GpsB, with the protein MISDKIKLTAKDILEKEFKTGMRGYQQEEVDKFLDMIIKDYEAFHKEFDQLKQQNARLKRELEEQKLVATQVPQQPVVQTPVAQPVYNNTNTDILKRLSNLEKAVFGSKLYE; encoded by the coding sequence ATGATTTCGGATAAAATTAAATTAACGGCGAAAGATATTTTAGAAAAAGAATTTAAAACAGGCATGAGAGGCTATCAACAAGAAGAAGTAGACAAGTTTCTTGATATGATCATTAAAGACTATGAAGCTTTCCACAAGGAGTTTGACCAATTAAAGCAACAAAATGCTCGTTTAAAGCGTGAATTAGAGGAACAAAAATTAGTAGCAACGCAAGTGCCACAACAACCAGTTGTACAAACACCAGTTGCACAACCTGTATATAACAACACGAATACGGACATTTTAAAACGTCTATCTAATTTAGAAAAAGCTGTATTTGGAAGTAAGTTATACGAATAA
- a CDS encoding THUMP domain-containing class I SAM-dependent RNA methyltransferase: MGKVTLIATAAMGIEALVAREVRDLGYECQVENSKVTFEADEKAICRTNLWLRTADRVKIKVGEFKATTFDELFEKTKALNWGDYIPENGEFPVIGKSLKSELFSVSDCQRIVKKAVVEKLKTTYKRTTWFEEDGPLFRIEIAMLKDIATLTIDASGVGLHKRGYRMDQGEAPLKETLAASLIKLTNWKPDRPFVDPFCGSGTIPIEAALIGQNIAPGFNRGFASDEWGWVGKQNWREARQEAEDLANYNQPLQIIGSDIDHRMIRVAQDNAEEVGLGDLITFKQMQVKDFTTKEDYGYVVTNPPYGERLSEKALVEQLYKEMGQVFRPLDTWSAYVLTSYEAFEKCYGKDASKKRKLFNGFIRTDYYQYFGKRPPRNS; the protein is encoded by the coding sequence ATGGGAAAAGTTACTTTAATTGCAACAGCGGCAATGGGTATTGAAGCGTTAGTTGCCCGAGAAGTTCGCGATCTTGGTTATGAATGTCAAGTAGAAAACAGCAAAGTAACATTTGAAGCAGATGAAAAGGCGATTTGTCGTACGAATTTATGGTTACGTACTGCGGACCGTGTGAAAATTAAAGTTGGCGAATTTAAAGCAACAACATTTGATGAGCTGTTTGAGAAAACAAAAGCGTTAAACTGGGGAGATTATATTCCAGAGAACGGTGAGTTCCCTGTTATTGGTAAATCTTTAAAATCTGAGTTATTCAGCGTTTCGGATTGTCAACGTATCGTTAAAAAGGCTGTCGTTGAAAAATTAAAAACAACGTATAAACGTACAACTTGGTTTGAAGAAGATGGTCCGTTATTCCGTATTGAGATTGCAATGTTAAAAGATATTGCAACATTAACAATTGATGCGAGCGGCGTTGGACTTCATAAACGTGGATACCGTATGGATCAAGGGGAAGCTCCTTTAAAAGAAACATTAGCTGCGTCTTTAATCAAATTAACAAACTGGAAGCCAGATCGTCCTTTCGTAGATCCTTTCTGTGGATCAGGTACGATTCCAATTGAAGCAGCATTAATTGGGCAAAATATCGCACCAGGATTTAACCGAGGCTTTGCATCGGATGAATGGGGCTGGGTTGGTAAACAAAACTGGCGTGAAGCTCGTCAAGAAGCTGAAGATTTAGCGAACTATAATCAACCACTGCAAATCATTGGATCGGATATCGATCATCGTATGATCCGAGTTGCTCAAGATAACGCAGAAGAAGTAGGTTTAGGTGATTTAATTACATTTAAACAAATGCAAGTAAAAGATTTCACGACAAAAGAGGATTATGGCTATGTTGTAACGAATCCTCCATACGGAGAACGTTTAAGTGAAAAAGCACTTGTTGAACAACTATATAAAGAAATGGGACAAGTATTCCGCCCGTTAGATACATGGTCGGCGTATGTATTAACAAGTTACGAAGCATTTGAGAAGTGTTACGGAAAAGATGCATCGAAAAAACGTAAACTGTTTAACGGATTTATCCGTACAGATTACTACCAATACTTCGGAAAACGTCCACCGCGTAATTCATAG
- a CDS encoding DUF3921 domain-containing protein, giving the protein MDGFQLSMIQKAIHRTYDELGKEMDSQGAIVDEIQKAQEEYLSALSHETAIDKRYLKSLI; this is encoded by the coding sequence ATGGATGGTTTCCAATTATCAATGATTCAAAAAGCTATTCACCGTACGTATGATGAGCTCGGAAAAGAAATGGATAGTCAAGGTGCGATTGTAGATGAAATACAAAAAGCACAAGAAGAATATTTGTCAGCTCTTTCACATGAAACAGCGATTGATAAACGATATTTAAAGTCATTAATATAG
- a CDS encoding ATP-dependent DNA helicase, with protein sequence MFTEKRLPFEVGKQDNFYDKLNEWIGDVFYDILPEKGFEERDEQIFMAFQLERAFQEKKVMFAEAGVGTGKTIVYLLYAICYARYTGKPAIIACADETLIEQLVKEEGDIAKLSEALGLSVDVRLAKSMDNYLCLRKLEDVMSGRAPEVIEDVYYELPQFVFDHGTMQNFTHYGDRKEFPLLNDEEWSKVNWDYFQDCFTCDSRHRCGQTLSREHYRKAADLIICSQDFYMDHIWTYDARKREGQIPLLPESSCVVFDEGHLVEYAAQKALTYRLKQTMMEQLLTRLLQNDIREEFAHLVEETIWQTERFFDVLQENKKEIAGSDRLGITVTEKVTAEAKRLYAKIGEVGDALVFESEMHTVNTYDLNIVDEHLDVLEHSLRLFMHEKNVITWGEEGDGAFTLVIMPRAVEEVLQEKVFSKKIPYIFSSATLSNNDSFAFTANSLGVKDYLSFSVASPFDYEEQMAVNLLSHTKENEWERKCQYTLENIQKTNGRTLVLFRTTQELAAFKEYVSKEQMSVPFLYEGDQEISQLVSRFQNEEETVLCAVHLWEGLDIPGSSLSHVIIWSLPFPPNDPVFEAKRKHVNDPFWDVDVPYMILRLRQGIGRLIRTSDDKGAISIFLSDTEDEKVIEAVKNVLPVEGKEL encoded by the coding sequence ATGTTTACTGAGAAGAGATTACCATTTGAAGTAGGAAAACAAGATAATTTTTATGATAAGTTGAATGAGTGGATTGGAGATGTGTTTTACGACATCCTTCCGGAAAAAGGCTTTGAAGAGCGTGATGAACAAATTTTTATGGCGTTTCAATTAGAGCGTGCTTTCCAAGAAAAGAAAGTTATGTTCGCAGAAGCTGGTGTAGGAACTGGGAAAACAATTGTATATCTTCTATATGCAATTTGCTATGCACGTTATACTGGAAAGCCAGCTATTATCGCTTGTGCAGATGAAACGCTAATTGAGCAGCTTGTGAAAGAAGAAGGGGACATTGCTAAATTATCTGAAGCTCTAGGACTATCTGTTGATGTAAGACTTGCGAAATCAATGGATAATTATTTATGTTTACGTAAACTTGAAGATGTTATGAGTGGACGAGCTCCAGAAGTAATTGAAGACGTATACTACGAATTACCACAGTTTGTATTCGATCACGGTACGATGCAAAACTTTACTCACTATGGTGACCGAAAAGAATTTCCGCTTTTAAATGATGAGGAATGGTCAAAAGTAAACTGGGATTACTTCCAAGATTGCTTTACTTGTGATTCGCGTCATCGTTGTGGTCAAACTCTTTCTCGTGAGCATTATCGTAAAGCAGCAGATTTAATTATTTGTTCTCAAGATTTCTACATGGATCATATTTGGACGTACGATGCTCGTAAGCGTGAAGGGCAAATTCCGTTATTACCAGAAAGTAGCTGCGTTGTATTCGATGAAGGACATCTTGTAGAATATGCAGCTCAAAAAGCTTTAACATACCGTTTAAAGCAAACGATGATGGAGCAACTTTTAACGAGATTGTTACAAAATGATATTCGCGAGGAGTTTGCACATTTAGTAGAAGAAACAATTTGGCAAACAGAGCGATTCTTTGATGTGTTACAAGAGAATAAAAAGGAAATCGCCGGTTCTGATCGTTTAGGAATTACTGTGACAGAAAAAGTAACTGCTGAAGCAAAGCGACTTTATGCGAAAATTGGTGAAGTCGGTGATGCATTAGTGTTTGAAAGTGAAATGCATACAGTAAACACGTATGATTTAAATATTGTTGATGAACATTTAGATGTATTAGAACATTCACTTCGTCTGTTCATGCACGAGAAAAATGTAATTACATGGGGTGAAGAAGGTGATGGAGCCTTCACGTTAGTGATTATGCCACGTGCTGTTGAAGAAGTATTACAAGAGAAAGTATTCTCGAAGAAGATTCCATATATTTTCTCTTCTGCTACATTATCTAACAACGATTCATTCGCATTTACGGCAAATAGTCTAGGGGTAAAAGATTACTTATCATTCTCAGTTGCCTCACCGTTTGATTATGAGGAGCAAATGGCAGTAAACTTACTATCGCATACGAAAGAAAATGAATGGGAAAGAAAGTGTCAATATACACTTGAAAATATACAAAAGACAAATGGACGTACACTTGTATTATTCCGTACAACACAAGAGCTTGCAGCGTTTAAAGAATATGTAAGTAAAGAACAAATGTCAGTTCCGTTCTTATATGAAGGGGATCAAGAAATTAGTCAGTTAGTTTCTCGTTTCCAAAATGAAGAAGAGACTGTGCTTTGTGCCGTTCATTTATGGGAAGGTTTAGATATTCCGGGTTCATCATTATCACATGTTATTATTTGGTCATTACCATTCCCTCCAAACGATCCTGTGTTTGAAGCGAAGCGTAAACATGTAAATGATCCATTCTGGGATGTAGATGTACCATATATGATTTTACGTCTTCGTCAAGGGATTGGACGTTTAATTCGTACGAGCGACGATAAAGGTGCTATATCAATCTTCTTATCTGATACAGAAGATGAGAAAGTGATAGAAGCGGTGAAAAACGTACTACCAGTAGAAGGTAAAGAATTGTAA
- the ypwA gene encoding carboxypeptidase M32 yields the protein MTVATYEVEKQFLTYVKKIQNYGEALSLMFWDLRTGAPKKGVDQRSEVIGMLSSEVFAMSTSDEMGNYLTELENLIREDKLSETTKKMVEECRKEYDRNKKIPQAEYEAYVKLEAKAESVWEEAREKSDFEMFRPYLEKIVEFKKKFITYWGYETYKYNTLLDMYEPGITVEVLDHVFGQLRERIVPLVKEISESQKRLKTSALSEHFSKEKQKNFTLELLKQLNYDFEAGRLDETVHPFEITLNRGDVRITTRYDEKDFRMAVFGTIHECGHAVYEQNIAEKFEGTPLCSGTSMGIHESQSLFFENFIGRNKSFWKKNYDLLKEYSDGQFNDISVDEFYDAINESKPSYIRIEADELTYPLHVMVRYELEKELFDGTLQVKDLPAAWNDKMEAYLGIRPENDAQGVLQDVHWAGGSFGYFPSYALGYMYAAQFKERMLKDIPNFDALLEEGNVTPIREWLTENIHQYGKTKKPLEILEDVTGEGLNANYLADYLEAKYKEIYDL from the coding sequence ATGACAGTAGCTACATATGAAGTAGAAAAACAATTTTTAACATATGTGAAGAAGATACAGAATTACGGAGAAGCATTAAGCTTAATGTTTTGGGACTTGAGAACAGGTGCGCCTAAAAAAGGTGTAGACCAACGTTCAGAAGTAATTGGTATGCTTTCATCAGAAGTGTTTGCCATGTCGACTTCAGATGAGATGGGAAATTATTTAACAGAGCTTGAAAATTTAATACGTGAAGACAAACTTTCTGAAACGACGAAGAAAATGGTTGAAGAGTGTCGTAAAGAATATGATAGAAATAAAAAAATACCACAAGCGGAATATGAAGCGTATGTGAAATTAGAAGCGAAAGCGGAAAGTGTGTGGGAAGAAGCTCGCGAAAAATCTGATTTCGAAATGTTCCGTCCTTATTTAGAGAAAATTGTTGAATTTAAAAAGAAATTTATTACATATTGGGGTTACGAAACATATAAATATAATACATTATTAGATATGTATGAGCCGGGTATTACAGTAGAAGTGTTAGACCACGTATTTGGTCAACTTCGTGAACGTATCGTTCCGCTCGTAAAAGAAATATCGGAGTCGCAAAAGAGATTAAAGACAAGTGCTTTATCAGAACATTTTTCAAAAGAAAAACAAAAGAACTTTACATTAGAGCTATTAAAGCAATTGAATTATGACTTTGAAGCAGGTCGTCTTGATGAAACGGTACATCCATTCGAGATTACATTAAATAGAGGGGATGTTCGTATTACGACACGCTATGACGAAAAAGATTTCCGTATGGCTGTGTTTGGAACAATACATGAATGTGGTCATGCTGTATATGAACAAAATATTGCGGAGAAATTTGAAGGTACACCGCTATGTAGTGGAACATCTATGGGTATTCATGAGTCACAATCATTATTCTTTGAGAACTTTATCGGTCGTAATAAATCATTCTGGAAGAAAAATTATGATTTATTAAAAGAGTATAGTGATGGTCAATTCAATGATATATCAGTAGATGAGTTTTATGATGCGATTAACGAATCGAAGCCATCGTACATTCGTATAGAAGCAGATGAGCTTACATATCCTCTTCACGTCATGGTTCGTTATGAACTTGAGAAAGAATTATTTGATGGTACATTACAAGTGAAGGATTTACCGGCGGCTTGGAATGATAAAATGGAAGCATATTTAGGAATTCGTCCAGAAAACGATGCACAAGGTGTATTGCAAGATGTTCATTGGGCTGGTGGTTCATTTGGATACTTCCCATCTTATGCGCTTGGTTATATGTATGCAGCGCAATTTAAGGAAAGAATGTTAAAAGACATTCCGAACTTTGATGCATTGTTAGAAGAAGGAAATGTAACACCAATTCGTGAATGGTTAACAGAAAATATTCACCAATACGGTAAAACGAAAAAGCCACTTGAAATTTTAGAAGATGTGACAGGCGAAGGATTAAATGCAAACTACTTAGCAGATTATTTAGAAGCGAAGTATAAAGAAATCTATGATTTATAA
- a CDS encoding GNAT family N-acetyltransferase has protein sequence MVYTYTVMTQEEAEEIAYNWHYEGEYSFYDIEADEENLAEFLHEESRGNHTFSVKENGTLIGFYTVCKINNGTVDIGLGMRPNITGNGFGLQFINAILAFSKEKYGCNYITLSVATFNERAIKVYKRAGFEAVGTFIQKTNGSCFEFLKMNYICKND, from the coding sequence GTGGTTTATACATATACAGTAATGACGCAAGAAGAAGCGGAAGAAATTGCATATAACTGGCATTATGAAGGGGAATATTCCTTTTACGATATAGAAGCAGATGAAGAAAATTTAGCTGAGTTTTTACATGAGGAGAGTAGAGGAAATCATACTTTTTCTGTGAAGGAAAATGGTACTCTCATTGGTTTCTATACTGTTTGTAAAATAAATAATGGAACGGTTGATATAGGTCTTGGAATGAGACCTAATATAACTGGAAACGGATTTGGTTTACAGTTTATAAACGCTATACTAGCTTTTAGTAAAGAAAAATACGGATGTAATTATATAACACTATCAGTAGCTACATTTAATGAGAGAGCGATTAAAGTGTATAAAAGGGCAGGATTTGAAGCAGTTGGAACGTTTATACAGAAAACAAATGGTAGTTGTTTTGAGTTTTTGAAAATGAATTATATATGTAAAAATGATTAA
- a CDS encoding type I methionyl aminopeptidase, translating into MSTIKTKNEIDLMHESGKLLASCHREIAKMMKPGITTKEINTFVEAYLEKHGAISEQKGYNGYPYAICASVNDEMCHGFPADVPLAEGDIVTIDMVVNLNGGLSDSAWTYRVGNVSDEAERLLIVAENALYKGIDQAIIGNHVGDIGYAIESYVAKEGFSVARDFTGHGIGKEIHEEPAIFHFGKQGQGPKLQEGMVITIEPIVNVGMRYSKVDLNGWTARTMDGKLSAQYEHTIVITKDGPIILTNL; encoded by the coding sequence ATGAGTACAATTAAAACGAAAAATGAAATAGATTTGATGCACGAATCTGGGAAGTTACTTGCGTCGTGTCATAGAGAAATTGCGAAAATGATGAAACCGGGTATTACGACAAAAGAAATTAATACGTTTGTTGAAGCGTATTTAGAAAAGCATGGTGCAATATCTGAGCAGAAAGGTTACAACGGGTATCCATATGCGATATGTGCATCTGTAAACGATGAAATGTGTCATGGGTTTCCGGCCGATGTTCCTTTAGCTGAGGGGGATATTGTAACAATTGACATGGTAGTAAACTTAAATGGTGGTCTTTCAGATTCTGCTTGGACGTATAGAGTTGGAAATGTTTCTGATGAAGCAGAAAGGTTGTTGATAGTAGCTGAGAATGCTTTGTATAAAGGAATTGATCAGGCGATAATCGGTAATCATGTAGGAGACATTGGCTATGCAATTGAAAGCTATGTAGCAAAGGAAGGTTTTTCTGTCGCAAGAGACTTTACGGGACATGGAATTGGTAAGGAGATTCATGAAGAACCAGCAATTTTTCATTTTGGGAAACAAGGACAAGGACCTAAGCTACAAGAAGGAATGGTAATTACAATTGAGCCGATTGTAAATGTAGGTATGCGATATTCGAAAGTAGATTTAAATGGATGGACTGCAAGAACGATGGACGGGAAATTATCAGCTCAATATGAGCATACAATTGTGATTACAAAAGATGGGCCAATCATTTTAACGAATCTTTAA
- a CDS encoding xanthine phosphoribosyltransferase: MKVLQEKILNEGKVLSGDVLKVDAFLNHQIDPVLMQEIGKEFAKRFKEENITKIVTIESSGIAPAVMAALELGVKVIFARKRKSLTLQDNMYVANVYSFTKQETNEISLSRNHIDETDRVLIIDDFLANGQAALGLMSLVEQAGASIAGIGIVIEKAFQDGGKKLREQGVRVESLAEIASLDNGTVTFVQHETAEVK; the protein is encoded by the coding sequence ATGAAAGTATTACAAGAAAAGATTTTGAACGAAGGAAAGGTTTTATCTGGTGACGTATTAAAGGTAGATGCATTTTTAAATCATCAAATTGACCCAGTACTTATGCAAGAGATCGGAAAAGAATTTGCTAAACGTTTTAAAGAAGAGAACATTACAAAAATCGTAACGATTGAATCTTCGGGCATTGCACCGGCAGTTATGGCTGCATTAGAGCTTGGTGTAAAAGTAATCTTTGCAAGAAAACGTAAATCGTTAACGTTACAAGATAATATGTACGTTGCAAACGTATACTCATTTACGAAACAAGAAACGAATGAAATTTCATTATCTCGAAATCATATCGATGAAACTGATCGCGTTTTAATTATCGATGACTTTTTAGCAAACGGTCAGGCTGCTTTAGGTTTAATGAGTTTAGTAGAGCAAGCAGGAGCAAGTATTGCAGGTATTGGTATAGTTATTGAAAAAGCATTTCAAGATGGAGGAAAGAAGCTGCGTGAACAAGGCGTTCGTGTTGAGTCACTAGCAGAAATTGCATCA